A stretch of the Sphingosinithalassobacter tenebrarum genome encodes the following:
- a CDS encoding motility protein A — METTAAAQLAPFLDPLALALVGGGTLLAMFLRTPFRDAMRGISALRVLPRRRFRADPGLAQITALGRIVRRHGAIALDKAVIADPDIAAAAAAIVDGATPDEVRDLLHFRAVERAERHRGAADLWTGAAEAAPAMGMIGTLVGLVKMFATMNDPDAIGGAMAVALLTTLYGAILANLVAQPIAARLRRRAGQEARERERLVAPLAELAAIEPPRRATWREAAA, encoded by the coding sequence ATGGAAACGACAGCCGCCGCGCAGCTTGCGCCCTTTCTCGATCCGCTCGCACTCGCCCTGGTCGGCGGGGGCACCTTGCTCGCCATGTTCCTGCGCACGCCGTTTCGCGACGCGATGCGCGGGATATCGGCGCTGCGCGTGCTGCCGCGCCGCCGCTTCCGCGCCGATCCGGGGCTTGCGCAGATCACCGCGCTTGGGCGGATCGTACGGCGACACGGTGCGATCGCACTCGACAAGGCAGTGATCGCCGATCCCGATATTGCCGCCGCCGCCGCCGCGATCGTGGACGGCGCGACGCCGGACGAGGTTCGCGACCTCCTGCATTTTCGTGCGGTCGAACGCGCCGAGCGGCATCGCGGCGCCGCCGATCTGTGGACCGGGGCGGCCGAAGCGGCGCCGGCGATGGGAATGATCGGCACGCTGGTCGGGCTGGTGAAGATGTTCGCGACGATGAACGACCCCGATGCGATCGGCGGGGCGATGGCCGTGGCGCTGCTGACCACGCTGTACGGCGCGATCCTCGCGAATCTGGTGGCCCAGCCGATCGCCGCGCGGTTGCGGCGCCGCGCCGGGCAGGAAGCGCGCGAGCGCGAGCGGCTGGTGGCGCCGCTTGCCGAACTCGCCGCGATCGAGCCGCCGCGCCGTGCGACCTGGCGCGAGGCGGCGGCATGA
- a CDS encoding flagellar motor protein MotB, with product MTIAATLEDTAPQGRPVWLTTLADLGLLLVGFFVFLHANQSLDGGAMAAGMREAFDGPQAHEEMPVAIAAAVGFAPGSAAPVETAPLIAWAREAARDPRTRLTVTGETDGSPADVDRETGSAAILAADRARAVAVLLVRSGAVPPERIALATGEGRRRVIATLAYAGADSGAAQPSNCTAPGNRHEAC from the coding sequence ATGACCATCGCCGCGACTCTCGAAGACACGGCACCGCAGGGGCGCCCGGTCTGGCTGACGACGCTCGCCGATCTCGGGCTGTTGCTCGTCGGCTTTTTCGTCTTTCTCCACGCCAATCAGTCGCTCGACGGCGGCGCGATGGCGGCGGGCATGCGCGAAGCGTTCGACGGTCCGCAGGCGCACGAGGAAATGCCCGTCGCCATCGCCGCGGCGGTGGGGTTCGCGCCGGGATCGGCCGCGCCGGTGGAAACCGCGCCGCTGATCGCCTGGGCCCGCGAAGCCGCGCGCGATCCGCGCACGCGGCTGACCGTTACCGGCGAAACCGACGGCAGCCCCGCCGATGTCGATCGCGAGACCGGCAGCGCCGCGATCCTTGCCGCCGATCGTGCCCGCGCGGTCGCGGTGCTGCTGGTGCGCAGCGGCGCGGTGCCGCCCGAACGGATCGCGCTTGCGACCGGGGAGGGGCGCCGCCGCGTGATCGCCACACTGGCCTATGCCGGCGCTGACAGCGGGGCCGCGCAGCCATCGAATTGTACCGCGCCGGGCAACCGGCACGAAGCTTGCTGA
- a CDS encoding flagella basal body P-ring formation protein FlgA yields the protein MNRLLMFTLPALIAAAPAAAQDYQSTQTLDTIVAQFTGSDIGQPGGARAAVDGRLRLAACAAPQLSWRTDRQEAVVVRCMAPTWRIFVPVNAMPQAAAEPAVATAAAAAPAAPPPPAEPVIRRGDPITIEVGAPGFSISRDGIAMGDAKPGERLLVRVEERKPPIQAVALESGRATLPGWSR from the coding sequence ATGAACCGGCTGCTCATGTTCACGCTTCCGGCCCTGATCGCGGCGGCACCCGCCGCAGCGCAGGACTATCAGTCGACGCAGACGCTCGATACGATCGTCGCGCAATTCACCGGCAGCGATATCGGCCAGCCGGGCGGCGCGCGCGCCGCCGTCGACGGCCGGCTGCGCCTTGCCGCCTGCGCTGCGCCGCAGCTCAGCTGGCGCACCGATCGGCAGGAAGCGGTGGTGGTGCGCTGCATGGCGCCGACGTGGCGCATCTTCGTTCCCGTCAATGCGATGCCGCAGGCCGCGGCGGAACCGGCGGTCGCAACTGCCGCCGCTGCTGCCCCGGCCGCGCCGCCGCCTCCGGCCGAGCCGGTGATCCGTCGCGGCGATCCGATCACGATCGAAGTCGGTGCGCCGGGCTTTTCGATCTCGCGCGATGGAATCGCGATGGGCGACGCCAAGCCCGGCGAGCGGCTGCTCGTCCGGGTCGAGGAGCGCAAGCCGCCGATCCAGGCAGTCGCGCTGGAAAGCGGCCGTGCGACATTGCCGGGATGGTCGCGATAA
- a CDS encoding flagellar biosynthesis anti-sigma factor FlgM — MVDPIGIKNGAAIGRLSAPVGPAEPVAAARSVAGRESEPADAPEAELLSRAMASKAPVDSERVAEIRRAVESGKFPLVPSTIADRLLALKMDWDPNEQA; from the coding sequence ATGGTGGATCCCATCGGCATCAAGAACGGAGCGGCGATCGGCCGGCTGTCTGCGCCGGTCGGCCCTGCCGAGCCCGTGGCGGCGGCGCGATCGGTTGCCGGTCGCGAAAGCGAACCGGCGGACGCGCCCGAGGCCGAGCTGCTTTCGCGCGCGATGGCATCGAAGGCGCCGGTCGATTCCGAACGTGTCGCCGAAATCCGTCGCGCGGTGGAAAGCGGGAAATTCCCGCTCGTCCCTTCGACGATCGCAGACCGGCTGCTGGCGCTCAAAATGGATTGGGATCCCAATGAACAGGCGTGA
- a CDS encoding flagellar protein FlgN encodes MNRRDALIAVIEALHAEIAALKSSDVGALEAATKAKQIGIEAAARHDHEPADAEIRELASEAHRLNETCRIYVNLMAANVRRRLQILSGAANPAYGPGAAYTG; translated from the coding sequence ATGAACAGGCGTGACGCACTGATTGCCGTGATCGAGGCGCTCCACGCCGAAATCGCCGCGCTGAAATCAAGCGATGTCGGCGCGCTGGAAGCCGCGACCAAGGCGAAGCAGATCGGTATCGAGGCCGCCGCGCGCCACGATCACGAGCCCGCCGACGCGGAAATCCGCGAACTGGCGAGCGAGGCGCACCGCCTCAACGAAACCTGCCGCATCTACGTCAATCTGATGGCGGCAAATGTTCGCCGCCGCCTGCAAATTCTTTCCGGTGCGGCAAACCCGGCCTATGGCCCGGGCGCGGCCTATACGGGCTGA